The Endozoicomonas montiporae CL-33 genome contains a region encoding:
- a CDS encoding sulfatase-like hydrolase/transferase — MGEKLLIDVQPGARLGALLIKRNADKPFFLEVSFTSPHAPMSAPDDYMKRFEHLGERQTLAAIISSMDDNIGLILDKLKKENLTDNTMVVLFSDNGGKFVHGGDNGPLRGEKAGAFEGAIRVPFAAKLPGKIKPGTRSDTMISALDLFPTTVKLAGGEIDPEWDLDGKDIMPVLSGETTESPHDTLFWRYGESWALRQGEWKLVQNRREKAGL, encoded by the coding sequence TTGGGAGAAAAGTTACTCATAGATGTTCAGCCGGGGGCCCGGCTTGGAGCGCTTTTAATTAAACGAAATGCTGACAAGCCTTTCTTTCTCGAAGTCTCTTTTACATCACCTCACGCCCCCATGTCTGCACCCGATGACTATATGAAAAGGTTTGAACACCTGGGAGAAAGGCAGACGCTGGCTGCCATAATTTCCAGCATGGACGACAATATCGGTTTAATTCTGGATAAGCTCAAAAAAGAAAACCTGACAGACAACACCATGGTCGTTCTGTTTTCCGATAACGGCGGCAAATTCGTACACGGTGGCGATAATGGCCCACTACGAGGTGAAAAGGCCGGGGCATTTGAAGGCGCCATTCGTGTGCCTTTTGCCGCAAAACTGCCGGGCAAAATAAAACCGGGCACCCGTTCCGACACCATGATCAGCGCGCTGGACCTTTTCCCGACCACCGTAAAACTGGCCGGAGGGGAAATCGATCCGGAATGGGATCTGGATGGTAAAGACATCATGCCGGTGCTCAGTGGAGAAACCACTGAAAGTCCACACGACACACTGTTCTGGCGCTATGGTGAAAGCTGGGCTCTGCGTCAGGGCGAATGGAAACTGGTGCAGAATCGCAGAGAGAAAGCAGGTCTTTAA
- the ccoP gene encoding cytochrome-c oxidase, cbb3-type subunit III, with translation MMSSFWSGWIIVLTLACLVLVIWLLFATRKTQRRDLTDETTGHSYDGIEELDNPMPHWWFLLFVATLVFSAAYLLLYPGMGNWKGFLGWTSVGELERSEEKHDRRYAPLFSQYARTPIEKLVENPKALKMGQRIFLNNCALCHGSDAGGAFGFPNLTDNEWLYGGSPEEIKTTIMDGRKGQMPAWGAVIGEKGVRDVSTFVRYQVGLIDQVDDDVISNGKKIYADTCSICHGPNGEGNKALGAPNLTDAVWLYGSSQAEIEYTVRSGRNGVMPAWKDILGEEKVHLVSTYVYSLEDKKK, from the coding sequence ATGATGAGTAGTTTCTGGAGCGGCTGGATCATTGTACTGACTCTGGCCTGTCTTGTTCTTGTGATCTGGTTGCTGTTCGCAACCCGAAAAACCCAGAGGCGCGACCTGACCGATGAAACCACCGGGCACAGTTACGACGGTATTGAAGAACTGGACAACCCAATGCCGCACTGGTGGTTCCTGTTGTTTGTCGCCACACTGGTATTTTCTGCTGCCTACTTACTGCTTTACCCCGGCATGGGTAACTGGAAAGGCTTCCTGGGCTGGACTTCTGTTGGCGAACTGGAACGAAGTGAGGAAAAACACGACAGACGTTATGCCCCTCTGTTTTCCCAATACGCCAGAACGCCCATCGAAAAACTGGTAGAAAACCCCAAAGCCCTGAAAATGGGGCAGCGTATTTTCCTGAACAACTGCGCACTCTGTCATGGTTCCGACGCCGGTGGCGCCTTTGGCTTTCCTAATCTTACTGACAATGAATGGCTGTATGGCGGAAGTCCGGAAGAGATAAAAACGACCATTATGGACGGGCGCAAAGGTCAGATGCCGGCATGGGGTGCTGTCATTGGTGAAAAAGGCGTGCGGGATGTTTCTACCTTCGTTCGCTACCAGGTCGGGCTTATTGATCAGGTTGACGATGATGTGATCAGTAATGGCAAAAAAATCTATGCGGACACCTGCTCAATCTGTCACGGCCCCAACGGTGAAGGCAATAAAGCCCTTGGCGCCCCTAACCTGACCGATGCTGTATGGTTATACGGCTCCAGTCAGGCAGAAATTGAATACACGGTTCGCAGTGGTCGTAACGGCGTTATGCCCGCCTGGAAAGATATTCTTGGAGAAGAGAAAGTGCATCTGGTTTCAACCTATGTCTACAGTCTGGAAGATAAGAAAAAGTAG
- the tusA gene encoding sulfurtransferase TusA has protein sequence MMLHNKVRDMLAGEVVKVIATDPSTKRDIPKFCNFLDHELLESKEEDKHYIYVIRKAGE, from the coding sequence ATGATGCTGCACAACAAGGTTCGGGATATGTTGGCGGGTGAAGTGGTTAAGGTGATCGCTACTGACCCTTCAACCAAACGCGATATACCCAAGTTTTGCAACTTTCTGGATCATGAATTGCTGGAGAGTAAGGAAGAAGATAAACACTACATTTATGTGATTCGCAAAGCGGGTGAATAG
- a CDS encoding FMN-dependent NADH-azoreductase, whose product MSTILNISSSLFGKDGQSSKLARTFISRLLVKQPDAEVIHRDLAAKPVPHLTADSFQGFTLQAAERSESQSQAAELSDQLINELQQADILVLGLPMYNFGIPSTLKAYFDHIARAGITFKYTDQGAVGLLTGKKAYVLTTRGGLYKGTPKDTETRYVTDFLAFLGIDDVQFVYAEGLAISDVRGKALQDAEHAIEHLEV is encoded by the coding sequence ATGAGCACCATTCTGAATATCTCTTCAAGTCTGTTTGGTAAAGACGGACAATCCTCGAAACTGGCCCGGACTTTCATCAGTCGCCTGCTGGTCAAACAGCCGGATGCTGAAGTCATTCATCGGGATCTCGCCGCCAAACCGGTTCCTCATTTAACGGCAGACAGCTTTCAGGGCTTTACCCTTCAGGCTGCCGAGCGAAGTGAAAGCCAGAGTCAGGCAGCGGAGCTGTCAGATCAGTTGATTAATGAACTGCAGCAAGCGGATATTCTGGTGCTGGGGCTGCCAATGTATAACTTTGGCATTCCTTCAACGCTGAAAGCTTACTTTGATCATATTGCCAGGGCGGGCATTACCTTCAAATACACCGATCAGGGGGCAGTGGGGTTGTTAACCGGAAAAAAAGCCTATGTTCTGACAACCCGTGGCGGTCTGTATAAAGGTACACCCAAAGATACAGAAACCCGTTATGTCACCGATTTTCTGGCGTTTCTTGGAATAGACGACGTTCAGTTTGTTTATGCCGAGGGGCTGGCAATAAGTGATGTGAGGGGTAAAGCCCTGCAGGACGCAGAGCACGCTATTGAACACCTGGAGGTTTAA
- the ccoO gene encoding cytochrome-c oxidase, cbb3-type subunit II, with translation MTKHEIVEKNIGLMVLLIVVAISFGGLVEIVPLFFQKETTQPVAGLKPYTPLQLEGRDIYIREGCVGCHSQMVRPLRAEVERYGHYSVAGESVYEHPFLWGSKRTGPDLGRVGQRYSDEWHRAHLHNPRDVVPESIMPAYPWLNENTLDGKLTARKMEAMRTLGVPYTDEDIAGAATQVKGSTEMDALVAYLQSLGTAITTKR, from the coding sequence ATGACAAAACATGAGATTGTTGAAAAAAATATTGGTCTGATGGTGCTGCTGATTGTGGTTGCAATCAGCTTTGGCGGTCTGGTCGAGATCGTTCCACTGTTCTTCCAGAAAGAAACCACACAGCCTGTTGCCGGGCTCAAACCCTACACGCCGCTGCAATTGGAAGGGCGTGACATTTATATCCGTGAAGGCTGTGTCGGCTGCCACTCGCAGATGGTTCGCCCGCTGCGTGCCGAGGTCGAGCGTTATGGGCACTACTCAGTCGCTGGCGAATCCGTGTACGAACATCCGTTTCTCTGGGGTTCCAAGCGCACCGGGCCAGACCTTGGCCGGGTTGGGCAACGTTATTCCGATGAATGGCACAGGGCCCACCTGCACAACCCGAGAGACGTTGTTCCTGAGTCCATTATGCCGGCATACCCATGGTTGAATGAAAACACGCTGGACGGAAAGCTGACCGCCAGAAAAATGGAAGCCATGCGAACACTGGGCGTGCCCTATACCGACGAGGACATAGCCGGAGCCGCCACCCAGGTAAAAGGCAGCACCGAAATGGATGCACTGGTGGCCTATCTGCAATCACTCGGTACAGCAATTACAACGAAACGGTAA
- the ccoG gene encoding cytochrome c oxidase accessory protein CcoG, which produces MKKNQPGENLDKPSNNQLSKQLSKQLSKQLSHQPNEQPELIDLYQKPDPIYTRSFTGFFRNLRLLGAGLLILLYFGTVWVEISGQQLVLFDLPERKFHLFGTTFWPQDFILLSWLLIICAFGLFAITVFAGRIWCGYTCPQSVFTWIFMWIERFTEGERNRRMKLDQQPMSGNKLLRKLAKHTLWLLVALATGLTFVGYFTPIRQLVVDITAWQVHPWAVFWIAFFTLATYGNAGWLREQVCLLICPYARFQSVMFDNDTLVVAYDEKRGEARGSRKRNSDYREEGLGDCIDCQVCVQVCPTGIDIRDGLQIGCIGCAACIDACDSIMDKMGYEPGLVRYTTENQLAGQSRHWFRPRLVGYASALLVMVGLFLWTLAHRSPFEFEVLRDRNVLYRTLPDGRIENIFTLKVANKTDRNQTLTLSFTGINDLQSGSSPTFVVDSGEVAEQVIRLSAPVNELTSPSQDIEFTLTSQQPDSVSVSSGSRFVAPLK; this is translated from the coding sequence ATGAAAAAAAATCAGCCCGGCGAAAATCTCGACAAACCATCCAACAATCAGCTCAGCAAGCAGCTCAGCAAGCAGCTCAGCAAGCAGCTCAGCCATCAACCCAACGAGCAGCCTGAACTGATTGACCTGTACCAAAAGCCAGACCCCATCTACACGCGCAGCTTTACCGGCTTTTTCCGCAATCTCAGGCTACTGGGCGCAGGGCTGCTGATATTACTGTACTTTGGTACGGTTTGGGTTGAAATCAGTGGGCAACAACTGGTGCTGTTTGACCTGCCGGAAAGGAAATTCCATCTGTTTGGCACTACCTTCTGGCCTCAGGACTTTATCTTGCTGTCCTGGCTGCTGATTATCTGCGCCTTTGGCTTATTCGCTATTACCGTGTTTGCTGGCCGAATATGGTGCGGCTACACCTGTCCGCAAAGCGTCTTCACCTGGATTTTTATGTGGATTGAACGTTTCACAGAAGGTGAGCGAAACCGGCGCATGAAGCTGGATCAGCAGCCCATGTCTGGCAACAAGCTGCTGCGAAAACTGGCAAAGCATACTCTCTGGCTGCTGGTTGCACTGGCCACCGGCCTGACATTCGTCGGCTACTTTACCCCCATCCGGCAGCTGGTAGTCGATATCACCGCTTGGCAGGTTCATCCCTGGGCCGTATTCTGGATTGCCTTTTTTACACTCGCCACCTATGGCAATGCTGGCTGGTTGCGGGAGCAGGTGTGCCTGCTGATATGTCCTTATGCCCGTTTTCAGAGCGTCATGTTTGATAATGACACACTGGTGGTCGCCTACGACGAGAAGCGCGGTGAAGCCAGAGGTTCAAGAAAACGCAACAGTGATTATAGAGAAGAAGGACTCGGTGACTGCATCGATTGTCAGGTCTGTGTTCAGGTCTGTCCAACCGGAATTGATATCCGGGACGGCCTGCAGATTGGCTGCATTGGTTGTGCAGCCTGCATCGATGCCTGCGACAGCATTATGGACAAAATGGGTTATGAGCCCGGACTGGTGCGTTATACCACCGAAAACCAGCTGGCGGGCCAATCCCGCCACTGGTTCCGTCCCCGTCTGGTGGGTTATGCCAGTGCCTTACTGGTCATGGTCGGATTGTTTCTCTGGACTCTAGCTCACCGCTCGCCGTTTGAATTTGAAGTATTAAGAGATCGCAATGTTCTGTATCGCACACTGCCGGACGGGCGCATTGAAAACATCTTTACCCTGAAGGTGGCTAACAAGACCGACCGAAATCAGACACTAACTCTCAGCTTCACGGGCATTAACGACTTACAATCCGGCAGTTCGCCTACCTTTGTCGTAGACTCCGGGGAAGTGGCAGAACAGGTCATCCGGCTATCAGCGCCTGTTAATGAATTAACAAGCCCCAGTCAGGATATTGAATTTACGCTGACGAGCCAGCAGCCCGATTCGGTTTCGGTCAGTTCTGGCAGCCGGTTCGTTGCACCGTTAAAATAG
- a CDS encoding CcoQ/FixQ family Cbb3-type cytochrome c oxidase assembly chaperone, protein MDINDIRGLATVLAMVAFLAVTYWAYSSRRKKDFEEAANLPFADDNFPDNGNNTQNSLNTGNAGKNKKGGGTQ, encoded by the coding sequence ATGGACATCAATGACATCAGAGGGCTTGCCACGGTTCTGGCCATGGTGGCATTCCTTGCCGTCACCTACTGGGCCTACAGCAGTCGCAGGAAAAAAGACTTCGAAGAAGCTGCAAACCTGCCATTTGCTGATGATAACTTCCCTGACAACGGTAACAACACACAGAACAGTCTCAACACCGGAAATGCTGGGAAGAACAAGAAAGGAGGGGGAACACAATGA
- a CDS encoding Dyp-type peroxidase: MYTPQSGITPEANTDALFLTLLINRDTTSLARIRKTCAIIPEMTTKLAEQYPDARLSSTISIGSDAWSLLYPDTRPESLRPFPEIEDEERLAPATAGDLLLHIRANRRDIVFQLMHDVLEQFGKSISVEEEVSGFRYLDSRDLTGFVDGTENPTGDSRTSVALVGEEDSEFTAGSYIHTQRYIHHLHQWNEQPVAEQEKIIGRTKADDIEFSSEQKAPTAHIKRANIKDAEGKGMEILRHSMPYGNSKEAGLLFASYCRTPVHFELMLEAMMKADEAGHYDHLMNYSTAVTGCAFFAPSIEFLTRHSD, encoded by the coding sequence ATGTATACTCCCCAGTCAGGTATCACTCCGGAAGCCAATACTGACGCTCTGTTTCTCACATTGCTGATCAACAGAGACACAACCAGCCTTGCGCGCATCCGCAAGACCTGCGCCATCATTCCAGAAATGACCACCAAGCTGGCAGAACAATATCCCGACGCCCGTTTGTCATCGACCATCAGTATTGGCAGTGACGCATGGAGCCTCCTTTATCCTGACACCCGTCCGGAATCCCTTCGCCCATTCCCGGAAATAGAAGACGAAGAACGTCTGGCTCCTGCCACCGCAGGCGACCTTCTGCTACACATCCGTGCCAATCGCCGTGATATCGTTTTCCAATTGATGCACGATGTTCTGGAACAGTTTGGTAAAAGCATCTCGGTTGAAGAAGAAGTCTCCGGCTTCCGTTATCTTGATTCCCGCGACCTGACCGGTTTCGTAGACGGCACCGAAAACCCGACAGGGGACAGCCGCACCAGCGTTGCTCTGGTCGGAGAAGAAGATTCCGAATTTACCGCCGGTAGCTACATTCATACCCAGCGTTACATCCATCATCTGCACCAGTGGAACGAACAGCCTGTTGCCGAACAGGAAAAAATCATTGGCCGTACCAAGGCTGACGACATTGAGTTCAGCAGTGAACAAAAAGCACCAACAGCACATATTAAACGTGCCAACATCAAAGACGCCGAAGGCAAAGGGATGGAAATCCTCCGGCACAGCATGCCCTATGGCAACAGTAAAGAAGCCGGGCTGCTGTTTGCTTCCTACTGTCGTACACCCGTGCATTTTGAGCTGATGCTTGAAGCCATGATGAAGGCCGATGAAGCCGGTCATTATGACCACCTGATGAACTATTCAACGGCAGTCACTGGCTGTGCTTTTTTCGCACCTTCTATTGAGTTTTTAACTCGCCACAGCGACTGA
- the ccoN gene encoding cytochrome-c oxidase, cbb3-type subunit I gives MSTVMLQPAYNYKVVRQFALMAVVWAIVGMGVGLFIATQMVFPELNLNLPWTSFGRLRPLHTNAVIFAFGGCVLFSTSYYVVQRTCQTTLALPKLAAFTFWGWQLVIVLAAITLPMGMTSSKEYAELEWPIDILITIVWVSYALVFFATIMKRKARHIYVANWFFGAFIITVAVLHVVNSAAIPVTLTKSYSAYAGAMDAMIQWWYGHNAVGFFLTAGFLGMMYYFVPKQAERPVYSYRLSIVHFWALIAIYIWAGPHHLHYTALPDWAQSLGMVMSLILLAPSWGGMINGIMTLSGAWHKLRTDPILRFLVVSLSFYGMSTFEGPMMAIKTVNALSHYTDWTIGHVHSGALGWVAMVSFGSLYHLIPRVYGREQMYSVPLINAHFWLATIGTVLYVVAMWVNGITQGLMWRAVNNDGTLTYSFIESVVASEFGYIVRAIGGAFFVSGVLIMAYNVYRTSQLPAQDTEADASTEPQAV, from the coding sequence ATGAGCACTGTAATGCTACAGCCCGCTTACAACTATAAGGTTGTCAGGCAGTTTGCCCTCATGGCAGTGGTCTGGGCCATCGTAGGTATGGGCGTCGGACTGTTCATCGCCACGCAGATGGTTTTCCCCGAACTCAACCTGAATCTTCCCTGGACCAGCTTTGGTCGTTTGCGACCGTTACACACCAATGCCGTTATCTTTGCCTTTGGTGGCTGCGTCCTGTTTTCCACGTCGTATTATGTTGTTCAGCGCACCTGTCAGACGACGCTGGCACTGCCGAAACTGGCGGCCTTTACCTTCTGGGGCTGGCAACTGGTGATCGTGCTGGCAGCCATCACCCTGCCTATGGGTATGACATCCTCTAAAGAATACGCCGAGCTGGAATGGCCCATTGATATTCTGATCACTATTGTCTGGGTGTCGTATGCGCTGGTGTTCTTCGCCACGATTATGAAGCGCAAGGCCAGACACATCTATGTGGCAAACTGGTTCTTTGGTGCCTTTATCATTACTGTTGCCGTTTTGCATGTAGTGAACAGTGCCGCTATTCCTGTCACCCTGACCAAATCCTACTCGGCCTATGCCGGTGCCATGGATGCCATGATTCAATGGTGGTACGGGCACAACGCCGTGGGCTTTTTCCTGACGGCAGGCTTCCTTGGCATGATGTATTACTTTGTGCCCAAGCAGGCCGAACGTCCGGTTTATTCCTACCGTCTATCCATCGTGCATTTCTGGGCCCTGATTGCCATTTACATCTGGGCTGGCCCGCATCACCTGCATTACACCGCACTGCCAGACTGGGCCCAAAGTCTGGGTATGGTCATGTCATTGATTCTTCTGGCACCTTCCTGGGGCGGCATGATCAACGGCATCATGACCTTGTCCGGAGCCTGGCACAAACTCCGTACCGACCCTATTCTGCGCTTCCTGGTGGTTTCCCTGTCGTTCTACGGCATGTCTACTTTTGAAGGCCCCATGATGGCCATCAAGACCGTTAATGCTCTGTCTCACTACACCGACTGGACCATTGGTCATGTTCACTCCGGTGCTCTGGGCTGGGTCGCCATGGTCTCCTTTGGTTCACTCTACCATCTGATTCCGCGGGTTTATGGTCGTGAACAGATGTACAGCGTTCCGCTGATCAATGCGCACTTCTGGCTGGCAACCATCGGTACCGTTCTTTACGTCGTCGCCATGTGGGTTAACGGCATCACCCAGGGTTTGATGTGGCGTGCAGTCAACAACGACGGCACCCTGACTTACAGCTTTATTGAATCCGTCGTTGCCAGTGAATTCGGTTATATCGTTCGCGCCATTGGCGGTGCCTTCTTTGTCTCCGGCGTTCTGATTATGGCTTACAACGTTTACCGTACCAGTCAGCTACCTGCTCAGGATACTGAGGCCGACGCCAGTACCGAGCCCCAAGCGGTTTGA
- a CDS encoding ETS domain-containing protein, whose translation MDTAFQNDPLFRSCFVPDFRSYAPDGVEKDDSTLWGRILSQSELSDQPSVSVKAPQNTETFQTAAQEHSSLEQRQATAVSPFPHQTVSTMVVAAPYNQTVTLPVSSTDSSSAQPAGNYQKNAVAKRSTQKKPTLQKKAVAEGKVAKGKKAMAIKQRKVSKAKRATIYDFLLKKLCDGNDDSVIWQNRSEGTFVLAKRRQVIQQWGKVGRSKGSMTFESMARGMRYHYKTKVMRCTGQSGVYAFNPDHPKVQRYLGSINNEAASSSSQQPAPD comes from the coding sequence ATGGATACAGCTTTTCAAAATGATCCTCTATTCAGGTCATGTTTTGTGCCGGACTTTCGCTCTTACGCCCCTGATGGCGTTGAAAAGGATGATTCGACTCTGTGGGGGCGTATACTTTCTCAAAGTGAATTATCAGACCAACCATCTGTTTCAGTAAAAGCCCCTCAAAATACGGAAACGTTCCAGACAGCAGCTCAGGAACATAGCAGTCTGGAGCAGCGGCAGGCAACAGCCGTCTCACCGTTTCCCCATCAAACAGTTTCCACTATGGTCGTAGCTGCGCCTTACAACCAGACAGTAACCCTTCCCGTTTCGTCAACCGACTCATCAAGCGCTCAGCCTGCCGGCAATTATCAAAAAAACGCAGTCGCTAAGAGGTCTACTCAGAAGAAACCCACTCTACAAAAAAAAGCAGTTGCTGAAGGTAAAGTTGCTAAAGGTAAAAAGGCCATGGCAATAAAACAGCGTAAAGTGAGCAAAGCTAAACGGGCAACAATCTATGATTTTCTACTTAAGAAGCTGTGTGACGGAAACGACGATTCTGTTATCTGGCAGAATAGATCCGAAGGCACTTTTGTATTAGCCAAGAGGAGGCAGGTGATACAGCAATGGGGGAAAGTTGGCCGTAGCAAAGGATCAATGACATTCGAATCCATGGCCAGAGGCATGCGTTACCACTACAAAACCAAAGTAATGAGATGTACAGGGCAAAGTGGTGTTTACGCCTTCAACCCCGACCACCCCAAAGTTCAACGCTATCTTGGAAGCATAAACAACGAAGCAGCCTCCTCCTCCAGTCAACAACCTGCTCCTGACTAG
- a CDS encoding ISNCY family transposase (programmed frameshift), which yields MRQTINPQMQLGEVDISAITFNPKSRDDIPRLLRGLQHIWITPDLRHRVFQVLENMIPASRHNGRPGMDLWNILVFGTLRLVTNCDYDRLQELANEHGTLRKMLGHGPYCTHSYHIQTLQDNISLFTPEILDQINQVTVDAGHQLVKKKDEPLHGRADSFVVKTDVHFPTDISLLSDACRKSIEFASALSNQYQLPGWRQSKYLKDQHRKRYNKARNLKHSSATCELKQQQRQHDIEMAHLEYIKYSLSIVRKAETTLSLLLKKQPDEPRLENLKYHIAHSRHQINLIYRRVIEHEQIPHNEKVFSIFEPHTEWISKGKAGTPVELGLRVCVLQDQFGFTLHHQVMQKQTDDQVTVPMAEAAKKRFPTLSQVSYDKGFWSPGNLEKLEVLLERPVLPKKGRLSANDKKRECHPEFIRARRKHSAVESDINALEANGLDKCPDKGIEGFERYVALAVVASNLKRLGKILLTRDRQ from the exons ATGCGCCAAACCATCAACCCACAAATGCAGTTGGGCGAAGTTGATATCTCTGCCATCACGTTTAATCCCAAGTCCAGAGACGACATTCCCCGTCTGCTTCGGGGGCTGCAACATATCTGGATAACACCTGATCTGCGACACAGGGTTTTTCAGGTGCTTGAGAACATGATTCCTGCCAGTCGGCACAACGGTCGTCCCGGTATGGACCTCTGGAACATTCTGGTTTTCGGCACTCTGCGCCTTGTCACTAATTGTGACTATGACCGCTTGCAAGAGTTGGCTAATGAACATGGGACATTACGGAAAATGCTCGGTCACGGCCCATATTGTACCCATTCCTACCACATACAAACATTGCAGGATAACATCAGCCTCTTCACACCGGAGATACTGGATCAGATTAACCAGGTCACGGTGGATGCAGGTCACCAGCTGGTTAAAAAAA AAGATGAGCCGCTACATGGCCGTGCCGATTCCTTCGTAGTCAAAACCGATGTCCATTTCCCCACGGATATCAGCCTTCTGAGCGACGCTTGCCGTAAAAGCATTGAGTTTGCATCCGCTCTCTCCAATCAGTACCAGCTTCCGGGCTGGCGTCAGAGCAAATATCTTAAAGACCAGCATCGCAAACGCTACAACAAGGCTCGAAACCTGAAGCATTCCAGCGCAACCTGTGAACTGAAACAACAGCAGCGGCAGCACGACATTGAAATGGCTCACCTTGAGTACATAAAGTACAGCCTTTCAATTGTCCGCAAAGCTGAAACGACCTTGTCCTTGCTGTTGAAAAAACAACCGGATGAGCCAAGGCTGGAAAACCTCAAATACCACATAGCCCACAGCCGTCACCAGATAAACCTGATTTACCGACGGGTGATAGAACATGAGCAGATTCCCCATAATGAGAAGGTGTTCTCAATCTTTGAGCCTCATACAGAATGGATCAGCAAAGGCAAAGCCGGAACTCCGGTTGAACTGGGGTTACGGGTCTGCGTGTTGCAGGATCAGTTCGGTTTTACTTTGCATCATCAGGTCATGCAAAAACAAACAGACGACCAGGTTACAGTACCTATGGCCGAGGCTGCCAAAAAGCGGTTCCCGACATTAAGCCAGGTGAGCTACGACAAAGGCTTCTGGAGTCCGGGCAATCTTGAAAAGTTGGAAGTTCTTCTGGAACGCCCGGTTCTCCCCAAGAAAGGCAGGCTGTCAGCCAATGACAAAAAACGGGAATGCCACCCGGAATTTATCCGGGCAAGAAGGAAGCACTCAGCCGTTGAATCCGATATCAACGCACTGGAAGCGAATGGTCTCGACAAATGCCCGGATAAAGGGATAGAAGGCTTTGAGCGGTATGTCGCACTGGCTGTTGTCGCCAGCAACCTGAAGCGGTTGGGTAAAATTCTGCTGACCAGAGATCGTCAGTAG
- a CDS encoding pirin family protein: protein MKSTRSVIHCIDAVPASDGAGVQLKRIMSQPPHRLMDPFLMLDELKADDNESLGGGFPPHPHRGIETISCMLVGGFRHEDHMGNRREVGNGGMQWMNSGRGVIHSEMPLPEQDRLHGFQVWLNIPRQAKMSDPQYLDVNRADIPEWILPDGKCRVLVGALHNEETQIQAPVVREGTQALMLDVNINTNGRLVLPVTTSKVMIYVYHGSVNVVGNESVIPVNQSSLAVLSESGDLELTASEESGFIVLAGEPLNEPVVQSGPFVMNSDEEIEQAFVDYREGRLVG, encoded by the coding sequence ATGAAATCCACAAGAAGCGTCATTCATTGTATAGATGCAGTGCCCGCTTCCGACGGCGCCGGTGTACAACTGAAACGAATAATGAGTCAGCCGCCTCACCGGCTGATGGATCCTTTTCTTATGCTGGATGAACTGAAAGCAGATGATAACGAGTCTCTGGGTGGCGGCTTTCCGCCCCATCCGCATCGGGGAATAGAAACCATCTCCTGCATGCTGGTTGGCGGTTTTCGCCATGAGGATCATATGGGCAATCGTCGGGAAGTGGGTAATGGCGGTATGCAATGGATGAATTCCGGACGGGGTGTCATTCACTCGGAAATGCCGTTACCCGAGCAGGATCGCCTGCATGGTTTTCAGGTGTGGCTGAACATACCCAGACAGGCCAAGATGAGCGATCCACAATATCTTGATGTCAATCGTGCTGATATTCCCGAGTGGATCTTACCAGATGGCAAGTGTCGTGTACTTGTCGGGGCATTACACAATGAGGAAACTCAGATTCAGGCGCCGGTCGTTCGTGAAGGCACGCAGGCTCTGATGCTGGATGTGAATATTAATACTAATGGCCGGTTGGTTTTACCAGTGACGACCAGCAAGGTCATGATTTATGTCTATCATGGCTCAGTGAACGTTGTTGGCAATGAATCCGTTATTCCGGTTAATCAATCTTCATTGGCGGTATTGAGCGAGTCGGGAGATCTGGAGCTCACAGCCAGTGAAGAGAGTGGATTCATTGTCCTTGCCGGTGAACCTTTGAATGAGCCGGTGGTTCAGTCAGGCCCGTTTGTTATGAATTCTGATGAAGAAATAGAGCAGGCATTTGTGGATTATCGGGAAGGCCGGCTAGTTGGGTAA